A part of Chryseobacterium arthrosphaerae genomic DNA contains:
- a CDS encoding T9SS type A sorting domain-containing protein: MKYFCSLLLFSATLGAQVQPVIYDTIALNLGNDTIKANNTTIQNVITLSKTFRGLPKLIKIDTANNYQPVFSSDTWPPGAWSRGYFSGYIGNYKKFYEYDPDAKYSGFWSSHPQPRDTSKQIRAMIHYDNYYSNSQNSPTIIQGLEYLISQQVKNPANSLAFGGYIYWWSREGKDIFDQIDTLGNISQNSVHVFETGSAIAGLCEGYLYLKKNNIQLPGGLYDAIVNAADNLNTVDLIGYNSENYTAFGLWGLTKAYKITQNCKYLEKIIQLSNWLLDQQSNETGICNGTWKNGVETLPNGQKVYHESKINYHAIILRGLIESLDGIPKSNVVLRERLIAGIKKGINHIIKYRVEYENASYLGTLSTFYSTIECEKIANLNNKDYYSFLYSDDIVEMFALLAYYANFNKDNFSQAENDRLKKLLNIISIHAQTRIDPDNNGVPPELTPDEKKEDQKRRAVDQMASLAYYLDYTKAIKNNTKVFEVDNTNFFDSEKTSKPVSLDFDHDGVRDEVAYFSTNGDKTFLNVAKMAPDGSISSVKNVWGSAGYPLELFSDRIVSGDFNGDGYFDDIAVMYYYGGGETRIHVFEGTGSGFIYSNEAQGWWKETGYYANLIGDRMVSGDFDNNNIHNDIAVMYDYGNGETIIHVFQGQGSNKSFKYLGADGFWKSTSYPANNIISNIVSGNFDNDGRHNDIAVFYKNSNDATAVHVFQGMGSSFVFHQWWADSGYPFNQFAKRIVSGNFYDGNKRDDIAVLYESDPEHTNLQLFQGKGDHFNYLGSTGYWASTNYDSKKIKGKLVDFNIENDDKSQIFAMYNVSNKDSKLQVFKNNMYNTPPNFALSEVKDWWKNTCYGDVNLQNQHVPSSVSRMVGRPSEKDTSDKISDIRIYKDSGFYEVVSQEKIKSIQIVDFSGKVIQEYTGIFSNRFRFDILKGNYIVKVSDINNKISTKKILD; the protein is encoded by the coding sequence ATGAAATACTTTTGCAGCCTATTACTTTTTTCTGCCACCTTAGGAGCACAGGTGCAACCTGTTATCTATGATACCATAGCTCTAAACCTGGGGAATGATACTATTAAGGCTAATAATACTACAATACAAAATGTAATTACGCTTAGTAAAACATTTAGAGGACTTCCTAAACTAATAAAGATTGATACGGCTAATAATTATCAACCGGTTTTTAGCAGTGATACGTGGCCGCCAGGTGCATGGTCAAGAGGTTATTTTAGTGGATATATAGGGAACTACAAAAAATTCTATGAATATGATCCGGATGCAAAGTATTCTGGTTTCTGGAGTAGCCATCCCCAACCAAGAGATACAAGTAAGCAGATACGTGCTATGATTCACTATGATAATTATTATTCAAACTCCCAGAATTCTCCTACAATTATTCAAGGATTAGAATATTTAATATCACAACAGGTTAAAAATCCAGCTAATAGTTTAGCATTTGGTGGTTATATTTACTGGTGGTCAAGAGAAGGTAAAGATATATTTGACCAAATTGATACCCTAGGAAATATATCCCAGAATAGCGTACATGTATTTGAAACAGGCAGTGCTATAGCAGGGCTTTGTGAAGGGTATCTATATTTGAAAAAAAATAATATTCAACTTCCGGGAGGTTTATATGACGCTATTGTTAATGCTGCGGATAACTTAAATACGGTAGATCTAATTGGATATAATTCTGAAAATTACACTGCTTTTGGATTATGGGGGCTTACAAAGGCTTATAAAATAACACAGAACTGTAAGTATTTAGAAAAAATTATTCAGCTTAGTAATTGGTTGCTAGATCAGCAGTCCAATGAAACAGGGATATGTAATGGCACCTGGAAGAATGGTGTAGAAACACTTCCTAATGGTCAAAAAGTATATCATGAATCAAAAATTAATTACCATGCAATTATTTTAAGGGGACTAATTGAGTCTTTAGACGGGATCCCCAAGTCAAATGTTGTATTAAGAGAGAGACTGATTGCAGGTATTAAAAAGGGTATTAATCATATTATTAAATATAGGGTGGAATATGAAAATGCTTCTTATTTAGGAACTTTAAGCACTTTTTATAGTACCATAGAGTGTGAGAAAATAGCTAATTTGAATAACAAAGACTATTATTCTTTTTTGTACTCTGATGATATTGTTGAGATGTTTGCGCTTTTGGCATATTATGCAAATTTTAATAAAGATAATTTTAGTCAAGCAGAAAATGATAGGTTAAAGAAACTTCTAAATATCATAAGTATTCATGCACAAACACGAATAGATCCGGATAATAATGGTGTACCTCCAGAGTTGACTCCTGATGAAAAAAAAGAAGACCAAAAAAGAAGAGCAGTCGATCAGATGGCCTCATTAGCTTACTATTTAGACTATACAAAAGCAATTAAAAACAATACAAAAGTCTTTGAAGTAGACAATACCAACTTCTTTGATTCAGAAAAAACATCAAAACCTGTTTCTTTAGATTTTGATCATGATGGGGTAAGAGATGAGGTAGCCTATTTCAGTACCAATGGGGATAAAACATTTTTAAATGTGGCTAAAATGGCCCCTGACGGATCTATATCTTCCGTGAAAAATGTTTGGGGATCCGCGGGATATCCGCTTGAATTATTTTCAGATAGAATCGTTTCCGGAGATTTTAACGGTGATGGCTATTTTGATGATATAGCTGTGATGTATTATTATGGAGGAGGAGAAACAAGGATACATGTATTTGAAGGAACCGGATCCGGTTTTATTTATAGTAATGAAGCCCAGGGATGGTGGAAAGAGACAGGTTATTATGCTAATCTGATTGGTGACAGGATGGTATCCGGAGATTTTGATAATAATAACATTCATAATGATATAGCTGTAATGTATGATTATGGAAATGGAGAAACAATAATACATGTATTTCAAGGACAGGGAAGTAATAAGTCTTTTAAATACCTTGGGGCGGATGGTTTTTGGAAAAGTACATCCTATCCAGCAAATAATATCATAAGTAATATTGTATCCGGAAATTTTGATAATGACGGCAGACATAATGATATTGCAGTTTTCTATAAAAATAGTAACGATGCCACTGCTGTACATGTGTTTCAAGGAATGGGCTCAAGTTTTGTTTTTCATCAATGGTGGGCTGATAGCGGCTATCCTTTTAATCAGTTTGCCAAAAGGATTGTTTCCGGTAATTTTTATGATGGAAACAAAAGAGATGATATTGCGGTACTTTATGAATCTGATCCGGAGCATACAAATCTGCAGCTTTTCCAGGGAAAGGGAGATCACTTTAATTATTTAGGATCTACAGGATATTGGGCGTCCACAAACTATGATTCCAAAAAGATAAAAGGAAAACTTGTTGATTTCAATATTGAAAATGATGATAAATCCCAGATTTTTGCCATGTATAATGTTTCAAACAAAGATTCAAAACTACAGGTATTTAAAAATAATATGTACAACACACCGCCGAATTTTGCGCTCAGTGAGGTAAAGGACTGGTGGAAGAATACATGTTATGGGGATGTCAATTTACAGAATCAGCATGTACCGTCAAGCGTAAGCAGAATGGTCGGTAGACCTTCAGAAAAGGATACTTCAGATAAAATTTCGGACATCAGGATATATAAAGATTCCGGCTTCTATGAAGTGGTATCTCAGGAGAAAATAAAAAGTATACAGATTGTTGATTTCTCAGGTAAGGTGATACAGGAATACACTGGGATTTTTTCAAACCGATTCAGGTTTGATATTTTAAAAGGAAACTATATTGTAAAAGTATCTGATATTAATAATAAAATTTCAACTAAGAAAATACTTGA
- the paaC gene encoding 1,2-phenylacetyl-CoA epoxidase subunit PaaC — MNPLYNYLLKLADDSFIMGQRLSAWCGEGPYLEEDIALTNIALDELGQANNFYVYASRVIDNGKSEDDIAFLRYEHEYLNAHWTELPNEDYAQTILKVYVFSVYQKLMYEALSNSSNDELSAIAQKSLKEVRYHYTHASSWMKIFAQGTEESRQRLEKAIENIWEYTKGLFAKTEGEDDLVALNIVPDTDVLYEDFLTITKKDFQDFGLEYPTNLFMQPKSRTGYHTEYFGYILCELQYMQRAYPGCTW; from the coding sequence ATGAACCCATTATATAATTATCTATTAAAATTAGCAGACGACAGTTTCATTATGGGACAGCGTCTGTCTGCGTGGTGCGGTGAAGGTCCTTATCTGGAGGAAGATATCGCATTGACGAATATTGCGTTGGATGAACTTGGTCAGGCGAATAACTTTTATGTGTATGCTTCAAGAGTGATTGACAACGGCAAAAGTGAAGATGATATCGCATTTTTGAGATATGAGCACGAATATCTAAATGCCCACTGGACAGAACTTCCCAACGAAGACTATGCACAGACAATTCTTAAAGTATATGTGTTTTCTGTATATCAGAAGCTGATGTATGAAGCATTGTCAAATTCTTCTAATGATGAACTTTCTGCAATTGCCCAGAAATCACTGAAAGAGGTAAGATACCACTATACGCACGCTTCTTCCTGGATGAAAATCTTTGCCCAGGGAACAGAAGAAAGCCGCCAGCGTCTGGAGAAAGCCATCGAAAATATCTGGGAATATACCAAAGGCCTTTTTGCCAAAACAGAAGGTGAAGACGATCTTGTTGCTTTAAATATCGTTCCGGATACAGATGTTCTTTATGAAGACTTTCTTACGATAACGAAGAAAGATTTCCAGGACTTTGGGCTAGAATATCCAACCAATCTGTTTATGCAGCCAAAATCGAGAACAGGATATCATACGGAATACTTCGGATATATTCTTTGTGAGCTTCAGTATATGCAGAGAGCGTATCCTGGGTGTACGTGGTAG
- the paaB gene encoding 1,2-phenylacetyl-CoA epoxidase subunit PaaB: protein MANLDMWEVFIQTKPGLSHKHVGIVQAPTAEMALQNARDVYTRRKEGTSVWVVPSKYIVTSEGVDKEAFFDPADDKLYRHPTFYEIPNDVKNM, encoded by the coding sequence ATGGCAAATTTAGATATGTGGGAAGTGTTTATTCAGACTAAACCGGGATTATCTCACAAACACGTTGGAATTGTACAGGCGCCAACAGCAGAAATGGCCTTACAAAACGCAAGAGACGTATACACAAGAAGAAAAGAAGGAACTTCTGTATGGGTAGTACCAAGTAAGTATATCGTGACTTCAGAAGGAGTAGACAAAGAAGCTTTCTTTGATCCGGCTGATGACAAACTGTACCGTCACCCTACTTTCTACGAAATCCCAAACGATGTAAAAAATATGTAA